The window TGAACGCAGCTCTTTTTCTATACTTAAAAGAAAAGCAATATCACTGATATGTCGGTGCACCGATATATCAGTGATAGCCACCGATATAACGGTGTGAATTTTACCTAGACTACCTTAGTTTTATCGAAATTCTAAATATTTTAATACAAATTCCCGTATTTTTATTAAAAATACGTCTTATTTTGATTTTACTATCTTTGGCATGAAATTTGCTTATATATAACCGAAAGACACTAAAAAACCTTTAAAAAGCACTAAAAGTTTATTTAAAAAAGTTTGCTTTAAAATAATTTTTTAAGGAGAAAATTATGGAACAAATGACAATGAATATGCCCCTTTTGGGAGACGACTTCCCCCAGTTAGCGGTTTCGACAACACACGGACCTATGAAGCTTCCCTGTGATCTTAAAGGCAGTTGGTTTGTGCTTTTTAGCCACCCTGCAGATTTTACACCCGTATGTACTACGGAATTTGTAGCTTTTCAAAAGCTCATGCCTGAGTTTGAAAAACTCGGCGTAAAACTAATCGGTCTTTCTATTGACCAAATACAGAGCCATTTAAAATGGATTGAATGGATTAAGGAAAAACTGGGTGTAGAGATTACCTTCCCTGTAATTGCTGCAAATGACAGCATTGCAAACCAAATCGGACTCTTACACCCCGGAAAAGGCACAAACACCGTTCGCGCCGTATTTATTGTTGACCCCAACGGAAAGGTAAGACTTGTTCTTTACTATCCTCAGGAAATCGGTCGAAATATGGAAGAAATTGTTAGAGCCGTTAAAGCTCTTCAAACCTCCGATAAGAATAAGGTTGCTTTACCTGCCGACTGGCCTAATAACGGGCTTATCAAAGACAGAGCAATCATTCCGCCGCCTCCCACAGAAGCGGAAGCTAAAAAGCGCTTAAAGGAATATGACGGTTACGATTTCTGGTTCTGTCACAAATCTTTATAAAATTTAAATAGCCGATTAGTCTAATCGGCTATTTTTTTATATTAAAGGCCATTTCTGGGTGTATTTTTTTTAAAAATATGGTACACTATTACTATATCACAAGGAGGCTGGTATGATTACATTCTTTATCTGTTTGGCAATACTTATTGTAGGACATTTTGTTTATGGAAAATATGTCCAAAAAGTATTTGGTATTTCTTCTGCACCTACGCCGGCAATATCTAAGCAGGACGGGGTAGACTATGTTCCTCTGTCGACGGGCCGTGTATTCTTGATTCAATTATTGAATATAGCAGGATTGGGGCCGATTTTTGGAGCAATTTCAGGAGCTCTTTGGGGTGCTTCTGCTTTCTTTTGGATAGGACTTGGAACGATTTTTGCGGGAGGAGTGCATGATTACCTTTCGGGAATGATTTCCGAAAGACATGACGGTGCCAGTATTTCAGAGCTTTCAGGCGTATATTTGGGCCCGATTATGAAATTTATCATGAGAGTTTTTGCCGTTGTTTTACTTATATTTGTAGGTACGGTTTTTATGAAAGGACCTGCTGATCTTTTAGCAAAACTCACACCGGAAAAATTCGGCTCGAATTTTTGGCTGATTATTGTTCTTGCTTATTATTTCCTTGCTACAATTTTACCGGTAGATAAGATTATCGGAAAGATTTATCCGGTTTTCGGTATTGTTCTTATAATTATGGCCTTGGGTATCGGCGCCGGTATTCTTTTCAATGCTTTCCGCGGAACAATGACTATACCCGAATTTTCATTGGCTAATGTTCATCCTTCCAATTTACCGCGTTGGCCCTTGCTGTTTATCACCATTGCCTGCGGCGCTATTTCAGGATTCCATGCAACCCAGTCCCCTTTAATGGCCCGTTGTATTAAATCTGAAGCTGACGGACACAAGGTGTTTTATGGCGCAATGGTAGGCGAAGGAATTATTGCCCTTGTTTGGGCAGCTGCCGGTATGACATTCTATTATGGAACAGGCGGCTTACAAGAAGCTCTTAACACATTGGGCGGTCCTGCAGGTGTTGTTTACGATATTTCCTTCAAGTTATTGGGAGGTATTGGTGGTTTCTTGGCAGTATTGGGTGTTATTGCATGCCCTATAACATCAGGAGATACGGCATTTAGGAGCGCCCGTTTAACTCTTGCCGACTGGTTCAAGGTAGATCAAAAACCGATTAATAAAAGACTTTTATTGGCTATTCCTCTTTTAGCTATAGGAGGTCTTCTATCCCAAATAAACTTTAATATTATTTGGAGATATTTTGCATGGTCAAATCAAACTTTGGCAATGATTGCATTATGGGTAGGAGCAATGTATCTATTCTTAAATAAGAAGAATTTTATCATTGCCCTGGTTCCGGCAACTTTTATGACAGCTGTTTCGGTTACATATATTTTAATGGCTCCTGAAGGATTCAAGCTTGATAAGATGATTTCTTATCCCATAGGAATTGCTGCTGCTCTTATTTGTCTGGGCGCCTTTATATTTGTAATTATGAGAAAAAAGAAAAACGGTACGGATGTGCCGCCTATACCGGCCCCATCAGTTTAAAAAAAAGCCCCGAGTTGAAAATCTCAATTCGGGGCTTCTTATTATAATCCTAATCTTTTTATTTTCCGGATTAAATCAATTCGGTTTATTCCAAACCGTTTTGCCTTTTTGCTGCGATGAGGGTATTGGCAACGAGCATAGCTATGGTCATTGGGCCTACCCCTTTCGGAACAGGCGTTATTGCAGAAGCAATTTCACAGGCAGGCTCAAAGTCTACATCGCCTACAAGCCTAAAGCCGCTTTTTTTGGTACTGTCATCAATCCGGTTTACACCTACATCTATGACGACGGCGCCTTTTTTAATCATATCGGCTTTGATAAACCGGGGCTTTCCCATAGCTGCAACCAGTATATCAGCTTCTTTTGTTACTTCGGTTAAATTCTTTGTACCGCTGTGGCAGACGGTTACCGTTGCGTTTACATCCTTATTCATCATCAAAACGGAAAGAGGTTTCCCAACGATATTGGAGCGTCCTACAATTACAACCTTTGCACCTTTTGTTTCAACTCCGGTTCTCTTTAAAAGATGAATTACACCATGGGGGGTACAAGGAATAAAGGTATCGTGTCCCAAAAGAAGTTTTCCGACATTTACAGGATGGAAACCGTCTACGTCTTTTTCGGGATTTATAGCTTCAATTACGGCATCGGGATCGATTTGTTTGGGTAAAGGTAACTGCACTAAAATACCGTTTATAAGTTTATCGGCATTCAGCTCTTTTATAAGTTTTAGTAATTCATCCTGCGTAGTAGTCTCCGGAAGCCTGAATGTCCTGTCATTCATTCCTACTTCATGAAGAGCATTTGTCTTTCCCTTTACGTAAGATTGGGACGCAGGGTCATTTCCTACCAAAATAACGGCCAAGGTGGGTTGGACTCCCTTTGCCTTTATTTTTTCAACGTCTTTTGCAATATCGGCCCGTAGGTCTGCCGCTATCCGGGCACCGTCAATAATTTTTGCACTCATTTTTTCCTCCATTTACTTGTATAAGTAACTATTCTTATTCCGGTTTGTTCTAGACTTGTGTTAGTTTAAACAAGATAAGATTGTTATGTTATCTTATATCTACTATGTTATAACATAATATGATTTTGTGCAAGACTTACATATAGACATTCTTGTAAAAAATAAGATATACTATTTTTTAAGTTAGAGGTGAATAAAAAGTGAAGAGATTTATTTCTTGTTTTTTGATTATCAGCGTTTTTTTGATTCCGATTTTTGCACAAGAAGAGGCTGAAACTCCTTCAAATAGTAAAATAGACGGAACTGCAGTCTTTCGACCGGTCAGACAAGGCGATAAATTCATAAAAGTAGGTTTATCCTTAGGTGTCCCTCTTTTTAATACTTCAGCCGAGAAATTTGCTATTAAACCGAATATTTGGCCGGGAGGCACCATCAATGCAGCTTTCGGCTACTATATCTTAGACGGATTTTCTTTGGGCGGAACTATAAGTTTTCAGTTTTATCCCACATTGGCAAAAAATCTTTACTTTGCCGTACCTATAACCTTTGATATGGGCTACACCTTTGCTGTCAGGAAATGGCGTATCCCTCTTGGAGGAGGTATAGGGGTTTCTGTTCAGTCTTATAGCGGAAACGGAGCCCAATACTTCGGCATGATTTTTAGATTTGATGCAGGAACTTACTATCAGTATTCTCCCGAATGGTCTTTCGGAGGCGATGTATCTTGGAATGTAGTCCCCCAGTGGTTCAAAGATAGAACAAATAACCGAACGGGAAATTTTTTAGGCATCAGCTTTGCTGCCAGATATCATCTTTAATCAATATGGAGAATTCAGTATGAAATTTAGAAGATATATTTTTATTTTAATACCAATGATTTTTATCGGCTTTACGGCTTGTAATAATAGACCCATATTTGCAGCCATTGAACAAGAGGTCGAGTTAAAAGAGTTTTCGGTTGGAGGGAATGTTTTAAGTTTGGTAGCAACCGATACAATGGTTTATGCCTCAAATCTGGCAGGCGTTTACTCAAAATCAAAAAATTACGATGGTCCTTGGTCAAAGATTTTACCCGCCGAACGTACTCAAAAGCTTGCAAAGAATGCTGCTAATGTCTTTGCAAGCTTTGTTACAGGACCCGTAAAATTTTATGATGAATCAACTAAAACATGGAGTGCTGTATCAGGTTCAGACGATATCCATGTTATTGCCGGTGACACGACTGTTTTCGGATATGATTCGAACCAAAAAAAAGTTTTTAAGATAGGAATAGCAGGTATTAATAATCCTATAGCTACAGGCGAAGTAAACTTCCTATATGCGGCAGGAAACTATGTTGTGGTACAGTCAAAAAACTCTGCAAAGCTATATAAAGCAGATGCTTCTCCTGCTGTTGAGATATCAAATTTACCGAGCGGAGTAAAGGGGATGTGCTCAACAGGCAATCCAAATGAAGTATTTGTACTTGCCGGATCAACAGTCTATTACATAAATGGCGGAACTTGGAATAATAAAATATCAATATCAAAAAGTCCTGTAAGTATTTCTTACTTTAAGGAAAGAAAAACCATATTGCTAGGCTGTGACAAGGGATATACCGAGATACAGCTGGATAATGCACATACTACGGATCTTTCAAAAGCAAAACAGCTTAACCCCGGCAATTCAGGTTCTACAACCCCTCCCGGATCTTATTCCCAATACCAAACTACCCTTGGAAGTTATTATACATATCCTGTGTTGGGTGTTGAAAGAGGAAATGCGGGGAGCGGTAAATATGCCGTATTTATGGGCATTTATTCAGGCACAATTACAAGAAACACCGGTCTATGGGGTTTTTATAGCGATAAAAAGCGCGAATGGAACCGTGAGTAAGGATCTTTTTGAAGCTGCGGCTTCAAGTTCTAAACAAAATGAACCTCTTGCCTCCCGCATGAGGCCTATCAGCTTGGACGAATATATAGGCCAAGAACATATAATCGGAAAAGGCTGCCTTTTAAGGCGTGCAATCCAAGCCGATAGACTTTCTTCACTTATTTTTTTCGGCCCTCCCGGAACAGGAAAAACCACCCTTGCCAGAGTTATCGCAAATACCACTAAAAGCAATTTTTTAAGTTTAAATGCCGTTTTAGCCGGTGTGCAGCAGATAAGGGAAGCCGTAACCAATGCTGAGGAAAACAAAAAGCTCTATAACCGTAAGACTATTCTTTTTGTGGACGAAGTTCACCGCTGGAATAAATCCCAACAGGATGCCCTCCTGCCATGGGTAGAAAACGGGACGATAATTTTAATCGGTGCTACGACGGAAAACCCTTATTTTGAGGTGAACAAGGCTCTTGTGAGCCGCAGCCGCGTTTTTGAATTAAAACCTTTAACCGATAATGACCTAAAAAAAGTTGCACAGTTTGCTTTGACAAATAAAGAAAGGGGTTACGGTAACTGGAAAATAGAGTTTGAGGCCGGTGCCTTGGAGCATCTTATCGATACGGCATCCGGCGATGCGCGAAGTCTCTTAAATGCCCTTGAACTTGCCGTTGAAACGAGTGCGGAGCACTGGCCTCCTGAAGAAAATTTTAAAATTACGATTAGTCTAAAGGCAGCCGAAGAAAGTATCCAAAAGAAGGTTGTCTTATACGATAGGGACGGCGACTATCATTATGATGTTATAAGCGCCTTTATAAAATCTATCAGAGGGAGCGATCCTGATGCCGCCGTGTACTGGCTTGCCAGAATGATAGCGGCAGGAGAAGACCCGCGCTTTATCTTCCGGCGAATGTTAATTTCAGCATGTGAAGATATAGGGCTTGCATCCCCCGGGGCTGTAAGCGTTGTTGCAGGTGCGGCTGAGGCCTTTGACAGGGTCGGTATGCCTGAAGGCAGGTATCATCTTGCCCATGCTGCCCTCTATTTGGCAACCTGCCCCAAATCAAACAGTGCTGAAGCTTTTTTTAAAGCCCTAGATTGTGTTCAAAAGGAAAATAAAGAAGTTCCTAACCACTTAAAAGATTCAAATCGTGACGGAGAAGCTTTAGGCCATGGTGAAGGCTATCTTTATCCCCATGCCTTTGAGGGACACTGGGTAAAACAGCAATATCTTCCGGATGGGCTTGAGGGCACTCATTTTTATGAGCCGAGCAATCAAGGCTATGAGGGCAAGATAAAGCCTGAAATTTTAAAAAAGCGGCAAAGCTAAAGTCTTACATTATCGCTTTACCGCCATTAAAAATTATCGCTTTGATAATATTAAAGTTAATTCAATCCTAAAAACCTATTCGCTCATTAAATAAGCGTACAATAGGTTTATAGTTTCTTTGTAGGAGTCGATATGGGTTCTTTCATAGTGGTGGGTAGCACTTACTCCCGGGCCCATACAGGCAAAGTTGATATCGAATCCCTGCAATACATACATACTTGCATCCGAGCCGTATCTAAACATAACATCGGTTCTGTAGTTGATTTTATTTTGAATAGCAAGGTTTTCAAGCCTATGTCTAAAGCCGAAATCGTAGGGTGTGCGTGAATCCTTAGCGATGATTGTTACTGCATGTTCATCCGAATTTTGCTCACCTCCGACTGTTCCGATATCCAGAGCTAAAACTTCAAAGCATTCTTTAGGAATACCGTAAAAGCCGTGCCCTATTTCTTCATAATTGCTTATAAAAAAGTGGGTAGTATAAGCCGGTTTTTCTCCCTTTTCTTTAAGGGCCTTACAAGCGGCAAAAAGCATACCGATACAAGCCTTATCATCCAGATGGCGGGATTTTATGTAGCCGTCCTCGGTTTCGATTGTGCGTGGCTCAAAGGCGACAAAATCGCCTATGTTTATACCGAGAGCCAAGGTTTCTTCCTTTGAGTGAGTTTCCGCATCAAGGCGCACTTCAAAGGTTTCTAAGTTTCGCTCTTCCTTTTCGATAGATTCAAAAATATGAACAGAGGCTTTTTCGGGAAGGCCGGTGCCTGTGATAACCTTTCCCGTTCTTGTAATGATGTAAAGATTTTCTCCTTCGATGCTGTTAAAGGCTATACCTCCAATGGCAGCAAGTTTTAAGCAGCCGTTAGGTTTTATTTGACGCACCATAGCGCCGAGGGTGTCTGCGTGAGCTGAAACAACTCTGTGTTTAGCCGTATTTTTTCCTTCGATAGTGCCGTAAATAGCACCCTTATTTGTTTCGGTATATTTTATGCCTAATGAATCGAATTCTTTTTTTATTCGGTCTATGGCATTCTTTGTATAGCCTCCGGGACTGTGTATTTGTAAAAGCTCTTTTGAAAGCTCCACAGCATATCTGACATTCATAAATTGGATTCTCCTGATTGTTTTTAAATTGCTTTGCGGAAATCAATATACCCCGACGCAAAGCATCGGGGTATTAAAGCCTCCGCACGAATAAAAAAAACTTCCTCCCCTTTCGGAAGGAAGTTTTTATCAAAAACTAAAACTCTTTAAGCCTTCGCCTTAAAGACTCAACTACTCCGGATTTTCCTTCATCCTCATAAATTTTAATACATTTTTCAAACTCAGGTCTTGCAAGCATTTTTGAAGCTGAGTGTTTCATGAAAAGTTCAAAATCGGGGATTAAAAGTTTGGTCTTAGGTGTGAGTTTGTCCGGATGCTGGATCCTACCGGGGTTGAGCGTCATAATTATGGGGAAGTAGTATGCTTTTTCTCTTGTTCCGTAAAATTTCAAAGCAATTTCGGACAGAGTGTCACCTTCTACAACTACATATTCCTTTACAGGTACATCTCTCGGCTCTTCAACAACCGGTTTTGGCTCGGGTGCGGCTTCCTTTACAGGTTCCGGCGCCGGTGTAGGCTCTTCTACAACAACGGGTGCGGGTTTTTCTTCGGGAGGAGGAGTGGGGGGAGTTCCACAGCTCGTAAGTACAAAAGAAAAAAGGGCCATAATTGCCAAAATTTTCAAAATGTTTTTCATTTTTTGCTCCTTAAATATTATTGATAACTACCTTACATTATACGATATTATTTTATAAAAATCAAATAGTATCGCGTATTTTTAACAAATTTTATGACAAGCCTTCAACATTTCCGTTTACAAGGTCAATTCTGACGGCCTGCGGATCTTTCGGAAGGCCCGGCATTCTCATCATGTCGCCCATAATGGCTACAATCATTTCGGAAC of the Treponema denticola ATCC 35405 genome contains:
- a CDS encoding peroxiredoxin, whose translation is MEQMTMNMPLLGDDFPQLAVSTTHGPMKLPCDLKGSWFVLFSHPADFTPVCTTEFVAFQKLMPEFEKLGVKLIGLSIDQIQSHLKWIEWIKEKLGVEITFPVIAANDSIANQIGLLHPGKGTNTVRAVFIVDPNGKVRLVLYYPQEIGRNMEEIVRAVKALQTSDKNKVALPADWPNNGLIKDRAIIPPPPTEAEAKKRLKEYDGYDFWFCHKSL
- a CDS encoding carbon starvation CstA family protein, which codes for MITFFICLAILIVGHFVYGKYVQKVFGISSAPTPAISKQDGVDYVPLSTGRVFLIQLLNIAGLGPIFGAISGALWGASAFFWIGLGTIFAGGVHDYLSGMISERHDGASISELSGVYLGPIMKFIMRVFAVVLLIFVGTVFMKGPADLLAKLTPEKFGSNFWLIIVLAYYFLATILPVDKIIGKIYPVFGIVLIIMALGIGAGILFNAFRGTMTIPEFSLANVHPSNLPRWPLLFITIACGAISGFHATQSPLMARCIKSEADGHKVFYGAMVGEGIIALVWAAAGMTFYYGTGGLQEALNTLGGPAGVVYDISFKLLGGIGGFLAVLGVIACPITSGDTAFRSARLTLADWFKVDQKPINKRLLLAIPLLAIGGLLSQINFNIIWRYFAWSNQTLAMIALWVGAMYLFLNKKNFIIALVPATFMTAVSVTYILMAPEGFKLDKMISYPIGIAAALICLGAFIFVIMRKKKNGTDVPPIPAPSV
- the folD gene encoding bifunctional methylenetetrahydrofolate dehydrogenase/methenyltetrahydrofolate cyclohydrolase FolD translates to MSAKIIDGARIAADLRADIAKDVEKIKAKGVQPTLAVILVGNDPASQSYVKGKTNALHEVGMNDRTFRLPETTTQDELLKLIKELNADKLINGILVQLPLPKQIDPDAVIEAINPEKDVDGFHPVNVGKLLLGHDTFIPCTPHGVIHLLKRTGVETKGAKVVIVGRSNIVGKPLSVLMMNKDVNATVTVCHSGTKNLTEVTKEADILVAAMGKPRFIKADMIKKGAVVIDVGVNRIDDSTKKSGFRLVGDVDFEPACEIASAITPVPKGVGPMTIAMLVANTLIAAKRQNGLE
- a CDS encoding TP0733 family outer membrane beta-barrel protein, with product MKRFISCFLIISVFLIPIFAQEEAETPSNSKIDGTAVFRPVRQGDKFIKVGLSLGVPLFNTSAEKFAIKPNIWPGGTINAAFGYYILDGFSLGGTISFQFYPTLAKNLYFAVPITFDMGYTFAVRKWRIPLGGGIGVSVQSYSGNGAQYFGMIFRFDAGTYYQYSPEWSFGGDVSWNVVPQWFKDRTNNRTGNFLGISFAARYHL
- a CDS encoding lipoprotein: MKFRRYIFILIPMIFIGFTACNNRPIFAAIEQEVELKEFSVGGNVLSLVATDTMVYASNLAGVYSKSKNYDGPWSKILPAERTQKLAKNAANVFASFVTGPVKFYDESTKTWSAVSGSDDIHVIAGDTTVFGYDSNQKKVFKIGIAGINNPIATGEVNFLYAAGNYVVVQSKNSAKLYKADASPAVEISNLPSGVKGMCSTGNPNEVFVLAGSTVYYINGGTWNNKISISKSPVSISYFKERKTILLGCDKGYTEIQLDNAHTTDLSKAKQLNPGNSGSTTPPGSYSQYQTTLGSYYTYPVLGVERGNAGSGKYAVFMGIYSGTITRNTGLWGFYSDKKREWNRE
- a CDS encoding M42 family metallopeptidase — encoded protein: MNVRYAVELSKELLQIHSPGGYTKNAIDRIKKEFDSLGIKYTETNKGAIYGTIEGKNTAKHRVVSAHADTLGAMVRQIKPNGCLKLAAIGGIAFNSIEGENLYIITRTGKVITGTGLPEKASVHIFESIEKEERNLETFEVRLDAETHSKEETLALGINIGDFVAFEPRTIETEDGYIKSRHLDDKACIGMLFAACKALKEKGEKPAYTTHFFISNYEEIGHGFYGIPKECFEVLALDIGTVGGEQNSDEHAVTIIAKDSRTPYDFGFRHRLENLAIQNKINYRTDVMFRYGSDASMYVLQGFDINFACMGPGVSATHHYERTHIDSYKETINLLYAYLMSE
- a CDS encoding LysM peptidoglycan-binding domain-containing protein translates to MKNILKILAIMALFSFVLTSCGTPPTPPPEEKPAPVVVEEPTPAPEPVKEAAPEPKPVVEEPRDVPVKEYVVVEGDTLSEIALKFYGTREKAYYFPIIMTLNPGRIQHPDKLTPKTKLLIPDFELFMKHSASKMLARPEFEKCIKIYEDEGKSGVVESLRRRLKEF